A genomic region of Miscanthus floridulus cultivar M001 chromosome 3, ASM1932011v1, whole genome shotgun sequence contains the following coding sequences:
- the LOC136544209 gene encoding LOW QUALITY PROTEIN: uncharacterized protein (The sequence of the model RefSeq protein was modified relative to this genomic sequence to represent the inferred CDS: deleted 1 base in 1 codon; substituted 1 base at 1 genomic stop codon): MAVVDFDLWFTYVLAGWEGAAHDALVLRDALECENGLRAPQAIFMNMLLAELSDIVVLILTMEEVAEGRGGTNGHAAWTSTMSALMLSHLNDLVVAGLKTSKGFKKHLFNGCARAINEKFTTRFTGEQVKNHLKTWQKKYAKINRLKKLSGALFNEENCMITPDEEHYNGHVHDHKADAEFLNKPLLHYKEMEAIFGNTMATGNFAKGSSAPLGREDDXVESQEEGDEVIGHGPSDGPSTQGATSSASRPSKKAKVAEMEEDGLVAAFKSVGENLAAAIKLVAKLDNELPDDLFDILNQVPGFNSAHISFYYAHLVANPHIGRAFYKLPFEHKLNWVTMFIAEKLPGM; this comes from the exons ATGGCAGTTGTAGATTTTGATCTATGGTTCACCTATGTGTTGGCTGGTTGGGAAGGAGCTGCACATGATGCTCTAGTTTTACGTGATGCTTTAGAATGTGAGAATGGCCTTCGTGCCCCACAAG CTATTTTTATGAACATGTTGCTTGCTGAATTGAGTGACATTGTGGTGCTGATTTT AACAATGGAGGAAGTAGCTGAAGGGCGTGGGGGAACTAATGGGCATGCTGCGTGGACATCAACAATGTCTGCTTTAATGCTCTCTCACCTCAATGATTTGGTGGTTGCTGGTTTGAAGACATCAAAGGGCTTTAAGAAACACCTTTTCAATGGTTGTGCTAGGGCTATCAATGAGAAGTTCACCACAAGGTTCACTGGTGAGCAAGTCAAGAATCATTTGAAAACTTGGCAGAAAAAG TATGCAAAGATAAATAGATTGAAGAAATTGAGTGGTGCCCTCTTTAATGAAGAAAACTGCATGATTACACCAGATGAGGAGCACTACAACGGCCATGTCCAT GATCACAAGGCTGATGCTGAGTTCTTGAACAAGCCCCTCTTGCACTACAAAGAGATGGAGGCAATATTTGGCAATACCATGGCTACTGGAAACTTTGCAAAAGGCTCAAGTGCACCTCTAGGTAGAGAGGATGATTAGGTTGAAAGTCAAGAAGAGGGGGATGAGGTTATTGGGCATGGTCCAAGTGATGGGCCTAGCACTCAAGGGGCAACATCTTCTGCTAGTAGACCAAGTAAGAAGGCCAAGGTAGCTGAAATGGAGGAGGATGGGCTGGTTGCCGCTTTCAAAAGTGTAGGTGAGAACCTTGCCGCTGCCATAAAATTGGTTGCTAAACTTGATAATGAGCTACCAGATGACCTATTTGACATCTTGAACCAAGTTCCTGGTTTTAATTCAGCACACATATCTTTCTACTATGCTCATTTGGTGGCAAATCCTCACATTGGCAGAGCTTTCTATAAACTGCCATTTGAGCACAAGTTAAATTGGGTCACAATGTTCATCGCTGAGAAGCTCCCTGGAATGTAA